A window of Calonectris borealis chromosome 3, bCalBor7.hap1.2, whole genome shotgun sequence contains these coding sequences:
- the ASF1A gene encoding histone chaperone ASF1A — translation MAKVQVNNVVVLDNPSPFYNPFQFEITFECIEDLSEDLEWKIIYVGSAESEEYDQVLDSVLVGPVPAGRHMFVFQADAPNPGLIPDADAVGVTVVLITCTYRGQEFIRVGYYVNNEYTETELRENPPVKPDFSKLQRNILASNPRVTRFHINWEDNTEKLEDAESSNPNLQSLLSTDALPSASKGWSTSENSLNVMLESHMDCM, via the exons atggcAAAGGTTCAGGTGAACAATGTAGTGGTGTTGGATAATCCTTCTCCTTTCTACAATCCTTTCCAATTCGAAATCACATTTGAGTGCATAGAGGACCTGTCGGAAG atttggaatggaaaataatttatgTGGGTTCAGCTGAAAGTGAAGAGTATGATCAGGTGTTAGACTCTGTTTTAGTAGGACCTGTTCCTGCGGGCAGACATATGTTTGTATTTCAG GCTGATGCACCTAACCCAGGGCTTATTCCAGATGCAGATGCAGTAGGTGTAACAGTTGTGCTAATTACATGCACCTATCGAGGTCAAGAATTTATTAGAGTCGGCTACTATGTAAACAATGAATATACCGAAACAGAACTGAGAGAGAATCCACCAGTAAAGCCAGATTTTTCTAAG cttCAAAGGAATATTTTGGCATCTAATCCCAGAGTCACAAGATTCCACATTAATTGGGAGGACAACACTGAAAAACTGGAAGATGCAGAGAGCAGTAACCCAAACCTACAGTCACTGCTTTCTACAGATGCATTACCTTCAGCATCAAAGGGGTGGTCAACATCAGAAAATTCATTAAATGTTATGTTAGAATCTCATATGGACTGCATGTGA
- the LOC142079920 gene encoding LOW QUALITY PROTEIN: uncharacterized protein LOC142079920 (The sequence of the model RefSeq protein was modified relative to this genomic sequence to represent the inferred CDS: inserted 1 base in 1 codon), whose protein sequence is MCSPAPEPPAENRSRRARRGKLAAFACPGRPAGAASPRRAAPSPCCQLCVCVGGSARGRGLTGLGCRASPRPRGEGLLRGRRPSAQAYSERGKRSAASVSLASCSILILKKKXKNRCGRQGRAGSPPGAGSWLPRRGAARWVRGPAVRHGTLAAGALPVGEGAGRQPLFLEVTRKLPAAAGGGGAAPAAPPCSRLAGTPSLSSGRRPCSPPRGAPRRRRAPAFPSAGRAANRLRLGGAPERRPPAGRAAALCGSRPERPRVAPRAGVLNAAARGEEGGGGLGGEAGRSCPPAAVRMRKRRRPRPLGWGCLRAEADSCLALGGVLAPAETSAACSPGSPSGLRGKRRTGVRG, encoded by the exons ATGTGCTCGCCGGCGCCCGAGCCGCCGGCGGAAAACCGCTCTCGCCGAGCCCGGCGGGGAAAGTTGGCGGCGTTCGCCTGCCCTGGCCGCCCAGCCGGggccgcctctccccgccgcgccgcgccatCG CCATGTTGCCAGCTTTGTGTGTGCGTGGGGGGGAGCGCGAGAGGGAGAGGGTTAACCGGGCTCGGCTGCCGCGCATCCCCACGCccgcggggagaggggctgttgCGCGGCCGGCGCCCCTCCGCACAGGCGTACTCGGAGCGCGGAAAACGCTCCGCAGCGAGCGTTTCGTTGGCCTCATGCTCcattttaatacttaaaaaaa aaaaaaatcgctgtGGGAGGCAGGGGCGGGCGGGCTCGCCCCCGGGTGCCGGCAGCTGGTTGCCGCGGCGGGGTGCGGCGCGGTGGGTGCGCGGGCCGGCGGTACGGCACGGCACGTTGGCTGCGGGAGCCCTGCCGGTGGGGGagggggccggccgccagccacTATTTTTGGAAGTCACTCGAAAGTTACCGGCAGCCGCCggaggagggggggcggccccggcggcgccgcCGTGCAGCCGCCTCGCGGGAACCCCCAGCCTGAGTTCGGGGCGCCGGCCGTGCTCCCCGCCGAGGGGCGCACCGCGCCGCCGGCGGGCTCCCGCCTTCCCCTCAGCCGGGCGGGCCGCGAACCGCCTTCGCCTCGGCGGCGCTCCGGAGCGCCGCCCGCCGGCAGGCCGCGCCGCGGCTCTCTGCGGGAGTCGCCCCGAGAGGCCGCGCGTCGCCCCTCGGGCGGGAGTTTTGAACGCCGCGGCTCGGGGCGAggaaggcggcggcgggctgggaGGGGAAGCGGGGCGCTCCTGCCCGCCGGCAGCGGTGcgaatgaggaagaggaggaggccgAGGCCACTCGGCTGGGGCTGCCTGAGAGCGGAAGCGGACAGCTGCCTGGCCCTCGGCGGGGTCCTCGCCCCGGCGGAGACCAGCGCCGCCTGCTCGCCAGGGAGCCCCAGCGGCCTGAGGGGCAAAAGGAGAACCGGAGTTCGCGGGTGA